The following is a genomic window from Devosia neptuniae.
AAGCTGCTGGCGCGGGTGATCACTTCGCTGGTGCCGCCGCTGGTGCTGATATTCCTCGTGCTTGGCACGATCTTCATCGGCTTTGCCACGCCCACTGAAGGTGGCGCGATGGGGGCGGTGGGTGCGCTGGTCTTGGCCATGCTCAACCGCAAGCTGGACCTGCCCATGGTCAAGTCGGCGCTCTATTCGACGGCCAAGCTGTCATGCTTCGTGATTTTCATCCTGCTCGGCGCCCGCGTCTTCTCGCTGACCTTCTATGGCGTCAACGGCCATGTGTGGGTCGAGCACCTGATGACCTCGATTCCGGGCGGGGTGATCGGCTTCCTGATCATCGCCAATCTGCTGGTGTTCTTCCTCGCCTTCTTCCTCGATTATTTCGAATTGGCCTTCATCATCATCCCGCTGCTGGCGCCGGTGGCCGAGGCGCTGGGCATCGACCTGATCTGGTTCGGCGTAATGCTGGCGATCAATATGCAGACCTCGTTCATGCATCCGCCCTTCGGGTTCTCGCTGTTCTATCTCAGATCGGTAGCGCCATCGCGCGCCTACAAGGACCGGGTGACCGGCGCGACTATCCAGCCGGTGACATCGGGACAAATCTATATGGGGGCGCTGCCATTCCTGGGCATCCAGCTGGTCATGGTGCTGCTGGTGATGTTCTTCCCGCAATTGGTGACGCATTACAAATCGAGCGCTGCCGCGGTCGATCCGGCCGGTATCCGGCTCAATGTGCCGATGCCCGGCGCGGGTGGGGAGAACCCGTTCGGCACGCCCGCGGCGCCATTCGGCGGCCCGGCTGCGCCAAGCTTTGGCGCTCCGGCACCCAGCTTTGGGGCGCCTGCGGCTCCGGCTGCGCCCGCGGCCCCCAGCTTTGGAGCGCCTGCGCCAGACGCGGCTCCGGCCGCACCCAGTTTTGGCGCCGAGCCCGCTCCGGCGGCTCCGGCTCCGTGACGATCTAAAACACCTGAGGAGGACTGAACGTGACTGCTGATCTCAATCGACGTAACTTTTTGGGCAAGGGCGCTGCCGCCGGCGTCGCCGCTGCCGCTGGCACGGTGCTCGCCACCCCCGCGATTGCCCAGGAATTGCCGACGCTGCGCTGGCGCCTGACGTCGGGTTTCCCGAATAATCTGGACACCATCTATGGTGGTGCGGTGGTGATGGCGGAGGCCCTCTCCAAGATCACCGACGGCAAATTCCAGATCCAGGTGTTCCAGGCGGGTGAACTGGTGCCCGGCGCGCAGGCCATCGATGCGGTGCAGGCCAATACGGTCGAAATCGCGCATACCTGCGGCTATTATTTCACCGGCAAGAACCCGACCTTTGCCATCGGCTCGACCATTCCGTTCGGCCTCAATGCGCGCCAGCAGAATGCCTGGCTCTATCATGGCGGCGGGAACGAGCTCTACAATACGTTCCTCGAAGAATATGGCGTTGTCGGCATTCCGGGCGGCGCGACCGGGGCGCAGATGGGCGGCTGGTTCCGCAAGGAAATCAATAGCCTGGCCGATCTCTCCGGCATCAAGATGCGTATCGCGGGCGTGGCTGGCGAAGTGATGTCGCGCCTGGGCGTGGTGCCCCAGCAACTGCCGGGCGGTGACATCTACCCAGCGCTGGAACGCGGCACGATCGACGCGGCCGAATGGGTGGGGCCCTATGATGACGAGCGCCTGGGCTTCTACCAGATCGCGCCGTACTACTATTATCCGGCTTATTGGGAAGGTGGGCTGACCATCCACTTCTACATCAACAAGGCGCAGTACGAAGCGCTGCCCGAGACCTACAAGGTGGCGCTCGACACCGCCTGCAAGGCGGCCAATATCAACATGCAGGCGCTGTACGACGTCAAGAATACCGCCGCGATCCGCTCGCTGGTGGGCAAGGGCGTGCAATTGCGGCCGCTGCCGCGCGATGTGCTCGACGCTGCCTATAAGGCGACGTTCGAGCTGTACGAGGAATATACGGCCAACAACCCGCAATGGGCGGCGATCTATCCGAGCTGGAAGAAATTCCGGGACGAGAGCTTCGAGTGGTTCCGCGTCGCCGAATATACCTATGACAGCTACATGTACTCGGCCCAGGCTGCCGGGCAATAATTGCGACGGCGCGGCGGGCTGAGGTCCGCCGCGCCTCTTTCCGCAGCTGGCCAGCCTGCAGCGGGCCATGAGCGATGACCGCACCTCTGCGGCGCAGACCTTCTCCTGAAATCCCGAAATTTATGGCTGTTGTGGCGAGGGCGTCCGCGTTCGCAAGTGGCCATGTTCGCCGTTCTGATCTTCCATACTAGCCTTGACCCGTCTCGCAAATTTGATATATCAGATTTCAATTTCACGTATTGAGGGAGGAGCCTCGAATGCCTGAATTGACGAGACGGAATTTTCTGGCGGCGAGTTCGGCGCTGACACTGGCTGGGCTGATCGGCGGGGGAACGGCTTTTGGCCAGGAGAGTCGGCTGCGGCTGAGCTGGTGGGGCAATGCCGAGCGGGCGGAGCGGACCAACAAGATCATCGATCTGTTCAAGGCCGCCAATGGGGGTGTCGAGATCGAGGGCCAGACGCTGCCGGGCGGCGGGGATTACTGGACGTGGCTGGCCACCCAGACTGCTGGCGGCAACCCGCCCGACGTGATCCAGATGGATTACCGCTATATCTTTGAATATGCCGGGCGCGGCGTGCTGCTGCCGCTCGATGACCTGCTGGCCTCGACGATCGATCTCTCCAATTGGCCGGAAGAGCGGATTGACGTCGGCCGGGTGGATGGCAAGGTCTATGGCATCAGCCTGGGCGCCAATACGGGGGCGGTGATCCTCAACCTGACGGCCTGGGAAGAGGCGGGCATCGAGCCGCCGACTATCGGCACGACCTGGGAGCAGTTTGCTGATCTCTGCACCCAGTTCACCAGCAAGACCACGCGCACGGGCTTTTTCGGCACACAGGATGCCAGCGGGCACGAAACCTCGTTCGAGACCTATCTGCGCCAGCGCGGCAAGGCGCTGTATGCGGCCGATGGCAGCCTGGGGTTTGATGAGACCGACGCCAAGGCGTGGTTCGACCTGTGGAGCGAAATGCGCAAGGCGGGCGCCTGTGTGCCGGCCGATGTGCAGGCGCTGTCGCAGGGCAATGTCGATACCAGCGTCGTTACCGTTGGCAAGGCCGCCACGGGCATTGCGCAATCCAACCAGTTGGTGAGCTACCAGAAGGCCAATACCGACCGGCTGGGCATGACCAGCATTCCAGTGATCGAAGGCGGCCAGCCGGGGCAATATCTCAAACCCTCGATGTATTTCAGCCTGAGCTCGCAGACCAAGGACCCCGAACTGGCGGGCAAGTTCCTCGATTTCTTCATCAACAATCCCGAGGCCATGCAGATTCTGGGCGTCGAGCGCGGTGCACCCGAGGCGCCGGAAACGCGCCAGGCCATCCTGCCGTCGCTGGATGAAGCCTCGCAGGAAGCGCTGACCTATCTGGACAATATCGCTTCGGTGATCGGCGCGTTGCCGCCAGCGCCGCCGCAAGGGGCGGGCGAGGGCACGACCGTGTTGATGAGCGTGGCCGAAGAGGTGGCGTTCGAAGCCAAATCGAGCGAGCAGGGGGCGGCCGACCTGGTTGCCGGCATGGCGCAAGCGGTCGCTCGCGGCTAAAAGCCTTCTGGTGTGCCCGGCTTGAGGCCGGGCACACCAAGCAATTGGAATTTGATATGACAGCCAAGCTTAGGGTCGGGATCGTGGGATGCGGCGCGGGGCGCACCCATCTGGTGGAGGGCTATGTGCCCAATGCCGAATTGTTCGAGGTGGTCGCGCTGTGCGATCTCAACGAGGAGCGGCTGGCGGCGGTGGGCGACGAGTTCGGCATTGCGGGGCGCACGACTTCGTTCGAGGCGCTGCTGGCCATGCCGGAGATCGATGTCATCGATATCTGCACGCCACCGGGACTGCATCTGGAACAGAGTCTGGCGGCGCTGGCCGCGGGCAAGCATGTGGTGTGCGAAAAGCCGCTGGTGGGCTCGCTGGCCGAGATCGATGTGATCATGGCGGCGGAGGCCCGCTCGGCCGGGCGGCTGATGCCGGTGTTTCAATATCGCTATGGCAATGGGGTGGCCAAGGCCAAGGCGGTGATCGATGCTGGCCTCGCGGGCAAGGCCTATGCGGGGACAGTCGAGACTTTCTGGCGGCGTGGGCCGGACTATTATGCGGTGCCGTGGCGCGGCAAATGGAAGACGGAGCTGGGCGGGGTGCTGATGGCCCATGCTATCCACCCGCATGACATGATGACCTATCTGATGGGGCCGGTGGATCGGGTGTTCGGGCGGGTCGATACCCGCGTCAACGACATCGAGGTGGAGGATTGCCTGTCGGCCTCGCTGCGCATGCAAAATGGCGCGCTGGTGTCGCTGACGGCGACGTTAGGCTCGGCGGATCAGTTGACGCGCATCCGCCTGGCCTTTGAAAACCTGACCCTTGAAAGCGATCATGCGCCCTATCGGCCGGGCGAGGCGGATTGGCAGATCATTGCTAAAACGCCCGAAATTGGCGCGCAGATCGACGCCGTGCTGGCCGATTGGGAATTCGTGCCCTCGCGCCACACCACACAATTGCGGCTGTTCCACCAGGCGATCACCACCGGTGCGCCGCTGCCGGTGACGACCGCGGATGCAAGGCAGGCGCTCGAGCTGGTAACGGCGATCTATCATTCGTCGGAAACCGGGGCCGACATTGCGCTGCCGCTGGATGCGGGCCATCCCAAATATAGCGGATGGGCGCCGGCGGCATAGGGGCCTGCCAGGCCAGCGGAAACTTGCTATACCCAAGCTTGGTGCGGAGAGATTGTCATGCAGGATCACGGTGCGGCGCGGCTGGAACGGCTTGATCCAAAGCTCAGCCTGACGCTGCGCGATCATGTGCACAAGGCGTTGCGCATGGCTATTCTGTCCGGGCGGTTCGCGCCGCAGGAAAAGCTCAATGAGCGGCAATTGGCCGAGGAGCTAGGCGTCAGCACCACCCCGCTCAAGGAAGCGCTGCGGCAATTGGAGACCGAAGGGCTGATCTCGACGCTGCCGCGTCGGGGGATCGTCGTGCTCTATAGCCGGACCTGGGCGGAGGAAATGATCCTGGCGCGGGCGGCGCTCGAATCGATGATCGCGCACCTGGCGGCGCGGCGGATCGACAAGGCAGGCGGCGCCGCGCTGCACGCGACGATCGCGTCCATGGCCGAGGCCAGCGCCGCAGGCGATGCCGGAAGGCTGATCGAGCTCAACGGCGTGTTCCACGAACAGATCCACATTGCTTCGCAATGCCTTTATCTGGCCCGGCTGATCGAGCGGCAGCGCTTTTATGACGAAGGCACGCGCCGCATCATCCATTCGGACCCGGACGAACGCGCCCGCGCGCTGGCCGAACACAAGCTCATCGCCGAAACCATCGCCGCAGGCCAAGTGGAAGCCGCCGAGCGCGCCATGCGCGATCACGTCGTACGCTCAGGCGAGCATTATCTCGGGCTGGTGTTTACCGACAGGGCCCGCGCGGCTGCGGCAGACTGAAACTGGTGACCCCGGCGGGATTCGAACCCACGACCCCAGGATTAGGAATCCTGTGCTCTATCCTGCTGAGCTACGGGGCCAGCCAGACCGAAATACCAGTAGGGCTTAGGTTTTTCAAGGTTGGCTTGCTGGATTGAGCGGAGCACTTGGTGACGAGAATTCGTCCCGTTCCGTTGGTATTAGTCCGACTGCCATCAGCGGACACGCTCTGTTACCTCCAGTACTATCTGGGGGTAATTACATGAAATTCGTTCTACCTATCGCCGCTGTCGCGGCGATGCTTGCCGGCTGCGCCACGCCGCCGAAGGATATTGCACCAGCC
Proteins encoded in this region:
- a CDS encoding GntR family transcriptional regulator, whose product is MQDHGAARLERLDPKLSLTLRDHVHKALRMAILSGRFAPQEKLNERQLAEELGVSTTPLKEALRQLETEGLISTLPRRGIVVLYSRTWAEEMILARAALESMIAHLAARRIDKAGGAALHATIASMAEASAAGDAGRLIELNGVFHEQIHIASQCLYLARLIERQRFYDEGTRRIIHSDPDERARALAEHKLIAETIAAGQVEAAERAMRDHVVRSGEHYLGLVFTDRARAAAAD
- a CDS encoding Gfo/Idh/MocA family protein; this translates as MTAKLRVGIVGCGAGRTHLVEGYVPNAELFEVVALCDLNEERLAAVGDEFGIAGRTTSFEALLAMPEIDVIDICTPPGLHLEQSLAALAAGKHVVCEKPLVGSLAEIDVIMAAEARSAGRLMPVFQYRYGNGVAKAKAVIDAGLAGKAYAGTVETFWRRGPDYYAVPWRGKWKTELGGVLMAHAIHPHDMMTYLMGPVDRVFGRVDTRVNDIEVEDCLSASLRMQNGALVSLTATLGSADQLTRIRLAFENLTLESDHAPYRPGEADWQIIAKTPEIGAQIDAVLADWEFVPSRHTTQLRLFHQAITTGAPLPVTTADARQALELVTAIYHSSETGADIALPLDAGHPKYSGWAPAA
- a CDS encoding TRAP transporter large permease, producing MFAFFAENLAPIMFLSLIVVLLLGYPVAFALAFVGFAFGFVGIEMGLLPINLFGAIPDRIFGQMSNETLLAIPFFTFMGLILERSGMAEDLLDTIGQLFGPVRGGLAFAVIFVGAILAATTGVVAASVISMGLISLPIMMRYGYDRKVAAGTIAASGTLAQIIPPSLVLIILADQLGRSVGDMYKGALVPGLLLVAAYAAYIIVMSMIYPKSVPALPPEARTLRGWKLLARVITSLVPPLVLIFLVLGTIFIGFATPTEGGAMGAVGALVLAMLNRKLDLPMVKSALYSTAKLSCFVIFILLGARVFSLTFYGVNGHVWVEHLMTSIPGGVIGFLIIANLLVFFLAFFLDYFELAFIIIPLLAPVAEALGIDLIWFGVMLAINMQTSFMHPPFGFSLFYLRSVAPSRAYKDRVTGATIQPVTSGQIYMGALPFLGIQLVMVLLVMFFPQLVTHYKSSAAAVDPAGIRLNVPMPGAGGENPFGTPAAPFGGPAAPSFGAPAPSFGAPAAPAAPAAPSFGAPAPDAAPAAPSFGAEPAPAAPAP
- a CDS encoding ABC transporter substrate-binding protein, with product MPELTRRNFLAASSALTLAGLIGGGTAFGQESRLRLSWWGNAERAERTNKIIDLFKAANGGVEIEGQTLPGGGDYWTWLATQTAGGNPPDVIQMDYRYIFEYAGRGVLLPLDDLLASTIDLSNWPEERIDVGRVDGKVYGISLGANTGAVILNLTAWEEAGIEPPTIGTTWEQFADLCTQFTSKTTRTGFFGTQDASGHETSFETYLRQRGKALYAADGSLGFDETDAKAWFDLWSEMRKAGACVPADVQALSQGNVDTSVVTVGKAATGIAQSNQLVSYQKANTDRLGMTSIPVIEGGQPGQYLKPSMYFSLSSQTKDPELAGKFLDFFINNPEAMQILGVERGAPEAPETRQAILPSLDEASQEALTYLDNIASVIGALPPAPPQGAGEGTTVLMSVAEEVAFEAKSSEQGAADLVAGMAQAVARG
- a CDS encoding TRAP transporter substrate-binding protein — translated: MTADLNRRNFLGKGAAAGVAAAAGTVLATPAIAQELPTLRWRLTSGFPNNLDTIYGGAVVMAEALSKITDGKFQIQVFQAGELVPGAQAIDAVQANTVEIAHTCGYYFTGKNPTFAIGSTIPFGLNARQQNAWLYHGGGNELYNTFLEEYGVVGIPGGATGAQMGGWFRKEINSLADLSGIKMRIAGVAGEVMSRLGVVPQQLPGGDIYPALERGTIDAAEWVGPYDDERLGFYQIAPYYYYPAYWEGGLTIHFYINKAQYEALPETYKVALDTACKAANINMQALYDVKNTAAIRSLVGKGVQLRPLPRDVLDAAYKATFELYEEYTANNPQWAAIYPSWKKFRDESFEWFRVAEYTYDSYMYSAQAAGQ